CCTCCTCGGCTTCACGTTCATCATCTTCTTCGCGACGCTCCTCATCCTCCACGGCAAGGATTATTACGTCGCTCCCATCTATCCCATGATGTACGCCGCGGGCGCGGTCGCCGTGGAAAGCTGGCTCGCCCATCGCCGCTGGGCCGCCGCGCGCCTGTGGCCAAAAGCCGCCATCGCGACTGCCGTTATCGTTCTCGGCGGCCTGCTCGTTCCGCTCTTCACGCCCATACTTCCGCCATCGCGCTATCTGGCCTATGCCGACGCTCTACACTTGCATCTCACGAAAACAGAAGTCCACCAATCCGGGTCGCTGCCGCAATTCTTCGGAGATCAATTTGGCTGGCGCAGCCTCGTTCGTCAGATCGCTGATGTTTACAACTCCTTGCCGCCCGATGAGCGCGCCACGACAGGCATCTTCACCGGAAATTACGGCGAAGCCGGAGCCGTGAATCTTTTCGGCCCGGCCTATCGGCTCCCGCGCGCCTATTCGCGCCATCAGAATTATTGGTATTGGGGTCCGCCGCCGGTGGCTTATACAAACCTCATCGTCGTTCAGTGGGGTCTTCAGGACGTGCAGGATAATTGCACTTCATGGCAGGCTTTCGATCATCATTCGGAATTCGGCATGGATGAGGAGAACACTCCGATTTATCTCTGCCGCGGAGCCAAGTTCGACATTCAGAAAATCTGGTGGCATTCCCATCACTGGAACTGACGCGAATAAATTAGTGGGGACTGTTCCTCGCGAACTCCTAATTTCCCGCCGTCGCTGTCGCATCCGCGGCCGCCTTGGGTGCGAAATATCCGGGCCGTGCGCGCACGCTCAATTTGCCCATGCCCTTGACGGGAGCGACGGCAATTTTCACCGTGCGGAACGTGCCGTCTTTCGACGTATTCGAGGGGTAGTAGCCGATCATGTATTGGTCGCGAATATCCTCGGCGATCCGTTTGCAGATCGCATCCACTTCATCAGTGGTCTTTGGAAAATACGCCTCGCCGCCGGAGGCCTCCGTCAGTGCGAGCAACGCCTTCTTTCCTTGGCGGATTTCCGACCGTTCATCTTCGCCTTTTGCGAAAAGCCCCACAGCGTAGATCATCACATTCGACTGTTGCAGTTTCTCAACCGTATACGCCAGGCTGTGCGTGCTGTCGTTGTCCTCGCCGTCGGTAATCACCAGCAGCACTTTCTTCTCGCGCGTCCCTTTCTTCAGATGATTCATGGATCCCAGAATTGCGTCGTATAGCGCTGTCCCGCCTCGCGAGTCGATGCGGTCCAGCGCAGCGTTCAGCACGTTGGGGTCATTCGTAAAGTCCGTATCCATGTCCAGGTAAAATTCGTCGTTGAAATTCACGACAAACATCTCATCCTGTGGATTGCTCGTGTGCACGAACGTCAGCGCCGCCGCATTGACGCGCGCGCGCTTCGGCCTCATGCTCGCGCTGTTGTCAATCACCAGCCCCGCCGTTATGGGCATATCCGCATGTGTGAACAGGTCGATTTTCTGCGGCGCTCCATTTTCTAGAACGTGGAAATCCTGCTCGCTCAGCCCGTTCACGAAGTTTCCTTGTTTGTCCAGAACGGACACCGGCAGGCGCACCATGTCCACCGTACGCTTCAGTGTGTAAGGTTTATTTTGTGGCGCTCCCGGCGGCGGGGGAAGCTGAATCGTCGAGCCGTTTTGCGCCGAGACCGTTCGCGCGCCGGCAAACAATCCCGCAATCAGAATGAAAATGGAGAGAACGAAAACTGGACGGCCGATGGTTCGCTTATGGTCCTGGCGCAAAATACCCGTAGCGCGAGTAAACCGTGAGCGGCGGCAGTCCCCTGGGTGGGTGCAGCTTGACTCGGATTTTCCGCCATTTCCCGTCGTCTTTTGCATTGCTCGGACGGTATCCCAACACATACTGATTACGCAGCTCCATGCTGATTTTCGTGGCGATGTCGCCCAGGTCATCCAGGTTCCTCACGATGAACGACCGGCCGCCCGTCATCGCCGCCAGGTCGCTCAGCATCTCTGGCCCCTGGCAAAGTTCCGGCTGAGCCGTTTCGCTGCACGGATCGAATCCGTATACGCCAATCGCGTAAATCTGTACGTCCGATTCACGCAAAAACCGCTTTACGTCCGACTCGTCGTACCTGCTGTGATTATCGCCTCCATCCGATATGATGAGCAAAGCCTTTCTCGTGTTGTGTGCTCCTTTCATCTCGCTCATCCCCAGATACACGGCGTCCAGCAGCGCCGTCATTCCTTTCGGCGCGCTGAAAAGCAGGCGATTCTGCAATTCCTCGATGCTGCTCGTGAAAATGGTCGCCAATTCCGCGCGATCCGCGAAATCCACCAGGAAAAATTCGTCCGCCGGATTCGCTGTCTTGAAAAATTGCACCGCGGCCATGCGCGACTTCGAGATTTTCTCCGCCATGCTCCCGCTGACGTCGAAAATCACGCCGATCGAAATCGGCACATCGTCCTCTTCGAACCGCATGATCTCTTGTTCGCGCCCGTCCTCGTACACTTGGAAATTATCTTGCGACAGGCCGGTCACCAGCCGCCCATACGGATCCGTCACCGTGACATTCACAGTCACCAGCCGGACGTCTTTCCGGATTTCGGGAATGTGCTGCTTAACTGGCGGCGGAGGTTTGTAGATCAGAGGGCCGGCCTGCTGCGCGTGGGCTTGGCCGCACAGGATCATCAGCGCCGCAACAACCCCCGCGGCGCAACCCCCTCGGAACAACTTGGCTGCGTTCGGCATCCGTCCTCAATCGCAACAGCAGCCGGATTTATTGCTGTGATTCTACCACCAGTCCACTGCAAATCAAGCTCAACTCGTGCCAATTTTCGCTGGTAGCCACGAACTTTTCGGACGCCATATCTCGATATTTATCAATGCTCGGGCAGCTTTCGTCCCAGTTTGTTGCAAATTGATACGATCTTCGTCACGAGACTCGCTTTTCCTGCGGCTAATTTCTCCTCATTTCTCGCAAAATCTTGCACACAGACGTAACTCGTTTATATTTGAATTCCGCTCGCCTCCGAAAGCTGCTGACCCCCGCCAATTTCTCGCATCGCTCTGACGAATCGCCGCGCTTCGTGCTAGCATTTCGCCGGAGAGATTCCGCATGCCCGAAAATTCCAATCCGTCTGTCCTCGCCGTCATTCCCGCGCGCTATGCTTCGACGCGTTTTCCCGGCAAGCCGCTCGCGCCCATCGCCGGCCGCCCCATGATTCAGCACGTCGTCGAACGCGCGCGCCAGAGCAGCCTCGTTTCGCGCGTCCTCGTCGCCACCGACGATCAGCGCATCAAATCCGCGGTCGAAGCCTTCGGCGGCGAAGCCATCCTGACGCGCGCCGAGCATCGCACCGGCACCGAACGCATCGCCGAAGTCGCCGTGCACATCCCCGCCGATATTTACGTCAATGTTCAGGGCGATCTCCCGCTAATTCCTCCGGAAGTCGTCGACGCTGCCGTCGGCGCCATTCTCTCCGCCGAAGATTCTGGCGCCGAATCGCAAGTCGCCACGCTCTGCGTTCCCATCACCACGCCCGAAGAAATCATGAATCCCAATATCGTCAAGGTCGTCTGCGATTTCGACGGCCACGCGCTTTATTTTTCCCGCGCGCCCATTCCCTGGGTCCGCGACGCCTCGACGCCCGTCGCCGCGCGCCATTTCAAGCACATCGGCCTTTACGTTTTTCGCCGCGACGCGCTTCTCGAATTCCCCGCGCTCCCTCCCGGCGAACTCGAACGGCTCGAGCAGCTTGAACAACTGCGCTGGATGGAAAATGGCTACCGCATCCGCGTCGCCGAATGCGCCTACGAAGGCGTCGAAGTCGACGTTCCCTCCGACGTCCCTCGCGTCGAAGCCTTCCTCCGCTCCCGCGCCGCGTCCTGACTTTCGGGATGCGTCCTGAGCTTGCCCGCTGCGGCGGGCGCAGCCGAAGGACGGTTCGCTTCGCGGATTCCGGTCGTCGTGCGACCGGAATCTGCATGCCGCAGGCAGGCTCTTAGCCTGTGTGTTTGTAGTTCGTAGGGGCGCTGCTTGCTGCGCCCGTTGTCATTCCGAACCGGCCGCATTTCGGCCGTGTGAGGAACCTGCTTCTTTTCAGGTCGGCCACACGCCCTGCCGTCTCTTGGTACGGGATAACGGCGAAGCTTGCCTGCCGGGGCAGGGGCATGCTTTTCGTTCTTGTCTTCGTAGGGGCGCTGCTTGCTGCGCCCGTTGTCATTCCGAACTCGCTCGCGCCCGCGTGGCTCAGGTTTTGCTTTTGATTTTTCGGGTGCCCCATGCTCGCTTTTTGAGCGTGGGGCTTTTGCGGCCCATCGAGCACTCCCCGCATTCATTGTCATTCCGACCTTGCCCGCCGCGGTGGGCGAGTCCCGAGCGCTTTTTGCGACGGGCGACGAGGAACCTGCTTCTCGCCTTGCGCTACCCAGATTCGAGCCGCACGGTTCGCCCGCCGTTATCTTCCTTGTGCGCGGCACTTCCTGCTTGCCCTGAGTCGCTTTTGCGAAGGGAGCGAAGCGAAGGCCCTGCTTTTCGTTCTTGTCTTCGTAGGGGCGCTGCTTGCTGCGCCCGTTGTCATCCCGAACCCAGCCCGCACGCACGAGGCAGCAGTTCAGCACAAAAGAAACGTGCGGGATGGCGGTGAGGGACCGGCTTTTCGTTTTGTCTTCGTAGGCGTGAGGCTTGTTTACCCTGACGGAGGAAGGGCCTGCCGCGGCGGGCGAAGTCGATGGGCGCACGCCGTGCGCGCGCAAACCGAAGTCACCCCGTTCCTTTTGCGCTTCTTCATCCGCGCAAGGTATTCGCATCCCGCGGTGGCCCATCCTTTGCGTTCTGCGCGCATACGACCGCGCGCAGCAAAGGGTGGGGGCTTTTGCTGTCAGCCAAATGTCTGCTGACTTCTCGCGCCCCTTCTTTTTCGGCGCCTCACCCGCCGAAGGTATTCGCTTCGCTCAGCCGTGCGGCTCCTGGGCCAAGGGCAATCCCGGCGTACTTTGAGTGATGAAAAAAAACGTGCCGCTGCCAAACTGCCGCAAAACGGTTCTTGCGAGTCCGTTTTATTTCTATATGTGTTATTAAATGTCAGATATATTAGCTTGACATGGATATATCCTTACGATACCGTGCCCGCATTCATTGCCCCGATCCCGTGCAGTCGCCCAATGTGCCGGCCAAAAACATCCGAATGGAGTAAATCCTGATGAATTCTCGCTTCCGAATCCGCCCTCGGAAATCCTGGATGAGTGCTGGAAATCTGCCGAAATGGCTGGCTCTAGCATTTCTAGTCCTCGCGTCTCTTTCGACTGCCTGCGCTCACGACAAAGGGGAACGAAAAACTCCGAACGAGCCGGCGAAGCCAACCCGGGGAGCTGTAGATCCGGCGCCCCCTGGCGGAACCTCGACTTGCCCAAGCGAAATTGTAGATGTGAGTTTGAGTAAGCCCAAACTGGGTCCGATAACCGAGGATATGACTACAGTGACTGCAACCGCAACCCTGCCCGCAGGCAAAACCGGCAGGATTCAAATCTGTAGTAACGGGGCGCTTGTCGCAAGTTCTTCCACCCCTGATTCGATGGGGTCATTCAGTGTACCGCTGACAGCGAAGTTCAAAGCCAAGGACAAGGTTCAGGCGCAACTAGTTGTATTCGAGAATGCTGAAGGAACAACAGTCTTCAGTCCCGCCAGTGACGACGTGACCGTCACGGGCGGAAGCTGCGCAAAAGCGGGAAGTTCGAACTCGGCAACGGCACCGACTTTAACAATCAAAAGCGTTAATAGTGACGACGCGCTTGCGACTTACTCCGGAACGGTGGACAAAGCAGTGAAAGGCTCAGTCCGCGTCTGCGTCAACGATATTCCCCTGACAACTCAAACGCCCATTCGAAATGGCAAATTTGATAGCGGCACAACCTCGATTACGGTCGCAAAAGGTGACAAGGTCACGGCACAGACGGTTTCCTCGAGTAATCCGCCGGTGTACGGCTCTGTCAGTAACGTGGTTACGGTTGGCGCCAGCCCAAAGCCGCCATCCGCCACTATCATCATGATTGCTGGTTACGAACAGGCGGCC
The sequence above is a segment of the Candidatus Acidiferrales bacterium genome. Coding sequences within it:
- a CDS encoding VWA domain-containing protein; the protein is MRQDHKRTIGRPVFVLSIFILIAGLFAGARTVSAQNGSTIQLPPPPGAPQNKPYTLKRTVDMVRLPVSVLDKQGNFVNGLSEQDFHVLENGAPQKIDLFTHADMPITAGLVIDNSASMRPKRARVNAAALTFVHTSNPQDEMFVVNFNDEFYLDMDTDFTNDPNVLNAALDRIDSRGGTALYDAILGSMNHLKKGTREKKVLLVITDGEDNDSTHSLAYTVEKLQQSNVMIYAVGLFAKGEDERSEIRQGKKALLALTEASGGEAYFPKTTDEVDAICKRIAEDIRDQYMIGYYPSNTSKDGTFRTVKIAVAPVKGMGKLSVRARPGYFAPKAAADATATAGN
- a CDS encoding VWA domain-containing protein; amino-acid sequence: MPNAAKLFRGGCAAGVVAALMILCGQAHAQQAGPLIYKPPPPVKQHIPEIRKDVRLVTVNVTVTDPYGRLVTGLSQDNFQVYEDGREQEIMRFEEDDVPISIGVIFDVSGSMAEKISKSRMAAVQFFKTANPADEFFLVDFADRAELATIFTSSIEELQNRLLFSAPKGMTALLDAVYLGMSEMKGAHNTRKALLIISDGGDNHSRYDESDVKRFLRESDVQIYAIGVYGFDPCSETAQPELCQGPEMLSDLAAMTGGRSFIVRNLDDLGDIATKISMELRNQYVLGYRPSNAKDDGKWRKIRVKLHPPRGLPPLTVYSRYGYFAPGP
- the kdsB gene encoding 3-deoxy-manno-octulosonate cytidylyltransferase, with translation MPENSNPSVLAVIPARYASTRFPGKPLAPIAGRPMIQHVVERARQSSLVSRVLVATDDQRIKSAVEAFGGEAILTRAEHRTGTERIAEVAVHIPADIYVNVQGDLPLIPPEVVDAAVGAILSAEDSGAESQVATLCVPITTPEEIMNPNIVKVVCDFDGHALYFSRAPIPWVRDASTPVAARHFKHIGLYVFRRDALLEFPALPPGELERLEQLEQLRWMENGYRIRVAECAYEGVEVDVPSDVPRVEAFLRSRAAS